Proteins found in one Arachis stenosperma cultivar V10309 chromosome 8, arast.V10309.gnm1.PFL2, whole genome shotgun sequence genomic segment:
- the LOC130943321 gene encoding protein DYAD has product MAQWGVRHRLPFIGQHEDEGYESQLPDFPKEEESNDEEGEEKIINTESLFLSETKKRKRISLSQLREVKEEPCGRQSSRKLKTKKPDSKDRWSTERYKLAEQSMWEVLKAEGATFEKPITRPALRMAARKHIGDTGLLDHLLKHIDGKVAPGGTERFRRWFNTKGIMEYWLESADLDDVRQLAGVQDPYWIPPLAIRAGGAPSQKTDSSDELKLLKMEMAQLKKDMQQLIAKQQLKSEVSLMEESHKELVKWRSGIDHHLTEIMASLKGVQGKYGEFAIWKTKVEQQFAEITNKLSDLKASRECVPPSSPSDRWKDWIENTNLPEDEFATWIGSSELLNVPPEMVLDDPNTSLPTHLLSEGLVNKRSDLLEVVPFKQEDPPNVTPDSSTTVNSKSDHDNSMMMFQEMYMDIFKWKEQIDKQMMELSNTVYGMLAMK; this is encoded by the exons ATGGCACAGTGGGGTGTTCGTCATCGATTGCCATTCATAGGTCAGCACGAGGATGAGGGATATGAAAGTCAGCTTCCCGACTTCCCTAAGGAAGAGGAATCTAAtgatgaagaaggagaagaaaaaatcATTAATACTGAGTCGTTATTTTTGTCAGAAACTAAGAAGAGGAAGCGAATTAGCCTTAGTCAGCTCAGAGAGGTAAAAGAGGAGCCATGTGGGAGGCAAAGTAGTCGCAAGCTTAAGACAAAAAAGCCTGACAGTAAGGATAGATGGTCAACTGAGAG GTATAAATTGGCTGAGCAAAGTATGTGGGAGGTGTTAAAGGCTGAAGGTGCAACTTTTGAAAAGCCAATAACCCGACCTGCATTAAGAATGGCAGCACGTAAGCACATTGGTGATACTGGACTCTTGGACCACTTATTGAAGCACATTGATGGTAAAGTGGCACCTGGAGGTACTGAGCGCTTCCGAAGATGGTTCAACACCAAAGGAATCATGGAGTATTGGTTGGAAAGTGCTGACTTGGATGATGTCCGCCAGCTGGCAGGGGTGCAGGATCCTTACTGGATACCACCGCTAGCAATTAGGGCTGGCGGTGCCCCTTCTCAGAAGACTGATTCGTCTGATGAATTGAAACTACTTAAAATGGAAATGGCCCAACTGAAGAA AGATATGCAGCAGCTCATTGCCAAGCAGCAACTGAAAAGTGAAGTTAGTCTCATGGAg gagtctcacaaggaattggtGAAGTGGAGATCTGGTATTGATCATCACCTTACTGAAATCATGGCATCTCTGAAGGGTGTGCAG GGCAAGTATGGTGAATTTGCAATTTGGAAAACTAAAGTTGAGCAACAGTTTGCcgaaataacaaataaattgagTGATCTCAAAGCATCAAGGGAATGTGTTCCCCCTAGTTCTCCTTCAGACAGGTGGAAAGATTGGATAGAAAATACTAACCTACCGGAAGATGAATTTGCAACTTGGATTGGAAGTTCTGAGCTGCTTAATGTTCCACCAGAGATGGTACTTGATGACCCCAACACATCCCTCCCGACGCACTTACTTAGCGAAGGATTGGTTAACAAGCGGAG TGATTTGCTGGAGGTGGTGCCTTTCAAACAAGAAGATCCTCCTAATGTGACCCCTGACTCGTCTACGACTGTTAATTCTAAGTCAGACCATGACAACTCAATGATGATGTTTCAG GAGATGTACATGGATATATTCAAATGGAAAGAACAAATTGATAAGCAGATGATGGAGTTATCAAACACTGTATACGGTATGCTGGCAATGAAGTAG